DNA sequence from the Agromyces aureus genome:
CGGCCTTCGTAGAGCGCCCGGGCGAACGCGGTCTTGACGACCGCGGGCGCGACGGCGTTGACGCGGATGCCGGGCGCGAGCTCGTGCGCGAGCTGGATCGTGAGGTTCACGAGCGCCGCCTTCGAGACGCCGTAGAACGCGATGCCGGGCGCCGCGGACACCGCGGAGATCGACGAGAGGTTCACGATCGAACGGGTGAGCCCCGCGGCGACCGCGTCTCGGGTCCACTCGAGCGCGGCGATGACGTTGACCTCGAGGATCTTGCGGATCGCGGACGGCTCGACCTCGAGCACCGGCCCGTACACCGGGTTGATGCCCGCGTTGTTCACGAGATGGTCGATCCGGCCGTGCTCGTCGGCGATGCGGGCGAAGACCGCCGCGCGATGCGCCGGATCGTCGGCCTTGCCCGCGATGCCGGTGGCGCGCCCGGCCCCGGCGGCCGCGTCGATCTCGGCGACGGCCGTTTCGAGCGACTCCTCGGAGCGGCCCGTGATCACGACCTTCGCCCCCTCGGTCGCGAGGCGTTTCGCGATCGCGAGGCC
Encoded proteins:
- a CDS encoding SDR family oxidoreductase, which encodes MQRFESSVALITGGSRGIGLAIAKRLATEGAKVVITGRSEESLETAVAEIDAAAGAGRATGIAGKADDPAHRAAVFARIADEHGRIDHLVNNAGINPVYGPVLEVEPSAIRKILEVNVIAALEWTRDAVAAGLTRSIVNLSSISAVSAAPGIAFYGVSKAALVNLTIQLAHELAPGIRVNAVAPAVVKTAFARALYEGRETEVAAEYPLQRLGVPDDVAGPVAFLLSEDAAWITGQTILIDGGASLRPIG